In one Micromonospora polyrhachis genomic region, the following are encoded:
- a CDS encoding DUF4190 domain-containing protein — protein sequence MASLILGIIGGLVLSVVFGIVALVQIRRRPYRGRGLAIGGLAASASWVLLFVLFVAAIVMDDADRDADGQVTNGATVSTEQLRPGDCVNDLNENDYMVSDLPAVSCAEPHEGEVYAVVPLPEGDWPGKREVARQAEQSCYVLLTRYATAVDPNLLDVFYLAPMERGWMRGDRDIVCIAIDPSGKRTGSIGG from the coding sequence GTGGCCTCCCTGATACTCGGCATCATCGGCGGATTGGTACTCAGCGTCGTCTTCGGCATCGTGGCGCTGGTGCAGATCCGCCGCCGGCCGTACCGGGGCAGGGGACTGGCGATCGGTGGCCTGGCCGCCTCGGCATCCTGGGTGCTGCTCTTCGTGCTGTTCGTGGCGGCCATTGTCATGGACGATGCCGATCGGGACGCCGACGGTCAGGTCACCAACGGCGCAACGGTGAGCACCGAGCAACTTCGGCCAGGCGACTGCGTCAATGATCTGAACGAGAACGACTACATGGTTAGCGACTTGCCGGCCGTATCCTGTGCCGAGCCGCATGAGGGCGAGGTCTACGCCGTAGTCCCGTTGCCGGAGGGGGACTGGCCGGGTAAACGTGAGGTCGCCCGGCAGGCGGAACAGAGCTGCTATGTCCTGCTCACCCGCTACGCCACGGCCGTCGACCCCAATCTGCTGGACGTCTTCTACCTCGCTCCCATGGAGCGGGGCTGGATGCGAGGAGATCGCGACATCGTCTGCATCGCCATCGACCCGAGCGGAAAACGGACCGGCTCGATCGGGGGTTGA